A window of the Bombina bombina isolate aBomBom1 chromosome 3, aBomBom1.pri, whole genome shotgun sequence genome harbors these coding sequences:
- the SLC5A3 gene encoding sodium/myo-inositol cotransporter has translation MRASLEAADIAIVALYFVLVLCLGFFAMWKSNRSTVSGYFLAGRSMTWVAVGASLFVSNIGSEHFIGLSGSGAASGFAVGAWELNALLLLQLLGWVFIPVYIRSGVYTMPEYLSKRFGGHRIQVYFAVLSLILYIFTKLSVDLYSGALFIQESLGWNLYLSVMLLIGMTALLTVTGGLVAVIYTDTLQALLMIIGALTLSIISFVEIGGFEEVKRRYMLATPNVTSILLTHNFTNTNSCHVTPKPDSLRMLREPSDEDLPWPGFLLGQTPASVWYWCADQVIVQRVLAAKNISHAKASTLMAGFLKILPMFIIVIPGMISRILFVDDIACINPEHCMEVCGSRAGCSNIAYPRLVMKVLPVGLRGLMMAVMIAALMSDLDSIFNSASTIFTLDIYKFMRKTATSRELMLVGRVFVAFMVVISIAWVPIIVEMQGGQMYLYIQEVADYLTPPVAALFLLGIFWERCNEQGAFYGGIVGFVLGVTRLILAFVYRVPECNLPDNRPWFIKHIHYMYIATALFWITAIIVIVGSLLTPPPKREQIRTTTFWALNSKSIKEKKHKEGNYKEQDKKIMQSTETIKQALPNGKSDEHIKNVQTEDATLLMTYKDDSNPLSSLSVSEAETPVDSYSNGQAALMGKIPNEGVAEHKSKCSTFCDWFCGYKGEAMDKRFIKEEVEDEAACLKMLEENPVVKRILNTGLFCVCSVGIFMFIYFSL, from the coding sequence ATGAGGGCGTCACTGGAAGCTGCGGATATTGCTATTGTGGCATTGTACTTTGTGCTGGTATTATGCTTGGGATTCTTTGCAATGTGGAAATCCAACAGAAGCACCGTAAGCGGATACTTTTTAGCAGGACGATCTATGACATGGGTAGCTGTTGGGGCTTCATTGTTTGTGAGCAATATTGGTAGCGAACATTTTATTGGACTGTCTGGTTCTGGAGCAGCAAGTGGATTTGCAGTGGGAGCTTGGGAGTTAAATGCCTTGTTATTATTGCAACTCCTTGGATGGGTCTTCATTCCTGTCTACATTCGTTCTGGAGTGTACACTATGCCTGAATATTTATCAAAACGTTTTGGAGGACATAGAATTCAAGTGTATTTTGCAGTATTATCTTTAATTTTGTACATTTTTACCAAACTCTCAGTAGACTTATATTCAGGGGCATTGTTTATCCAGGAGTCTCTGGGATGGAATCTATATTTGTCTGTGATGTTGCTTATTGGAATGACTGCTCTCCTCACTGTTACAGGTGGATTAGTGGCTGTTATATACACTGACACTCTTCAGGCTTTACTAATGATCATTGGTGCCCTGACTCTAAGCATCATAAGTTTTGTAGAAATTGGTGGATTTGAAGAAGTAAAAAGGAGATATATGCTAGCAACACCTAATGTGACGTCAATTTTGTTGACCCATAACTTCACCAATACCAACTCTTGTCATGTTACTCCAAAACCTGATTCCCTTAGGATGCTACGAGAACCCAGTGATGAAGACCTTCCTTGGCCAGGCTTCCTTCTAGGTCAGACTCCAGCCTCTGTATGGTATTGGTGTGCTGACCAAGTCATCGTACAGAGGGTTTTGGCTGCAAAAAACATATCTCACGCAAAAGCATCAACCCTCATGGCAGGTTTTTTAAAGATTTTACCAATGTTCATTATTGTCATTCCTGGAATGATTTCAAGAATACTGTTTGTGGATGACATTGCTTGTATTAATCCTGAGCACTGTATGGAGGTCTGTGGAAGTAGAGCAGGTTGTTCCAATATAGCTTACCCCCGTTTGGTAATGAAAGTTCTACCTGTTGGCTTGCGGGGGCTTATGATGGCTGTGATGATTGCGGCACTTATGAGTGACTTAGACTCTATATTTAACAGTGCAAGTACAATCTTTACCCTTGATATCTACAAGTTTATGCGGAAGACGGCAACATCTCGAGAGCTTATGCTGGTTGGAAGAGTGTTTGTGGCTTTTATGGTAGTTATCAGCATAGCTTGGGTACCAATTATCGTGGAAATGCAAGGAGGTCAAATGTATCTCTATATACAAGAGGTAGCGGACTACCTGACACCACCTGTGGCAGCCCTATTTCTTCTGGGCATATTTTGGGAGCGCTGCAATGAACAAGGGGCATTCTATGGTGGGATAGTTGGGTTTGTCCTTGGAGTAACCCGTCTTATTCTAGCATTTGTTTACCGTGTCCCAGAATGTAACCTGCCTGACAACAGACCTTGGTTCATTAAACATATCCATTACATGTACATAGCGACAGCTTTGTTTTGGATAACAGCTATCATTGTTATAGTTGGCAGTCTTTTGACACCGCCACCAAAGAGAGAGCAAATTAGGACCACCACTTTTTGGGCGTTAAACAGTAagagtataaaagaaaaaaaacacaaagaggGTAATTATAAAGAGCAAGATAAAAAAATTATGCAGAGCACTGAGACTATTAAACAAGCACTTCCAAATGGGAAGTCAGATGAGCACATTAAAAATGTTCAGACTGAAGATGCAACTCTTCTGATGACTTACAAAGATGACAGTAACCCGCTAAGCTCTCTTAGTGTCTCCGAAGCAGAGACACCAGTAGATAGCTATTCCAATGGGCAAGCGGCTCTCATGGGGAAAATACCTAATGAGGGAGTTGCAGAGCACAAGAGCAAATGCTCTACGTTTTGTGACTGGTTTTGTGGCTATAAGGGTGAGGCTATGGACAAAAGATTCATTAAGGAGGAGGTGGAGGATGAGGCAGCTTGTCTAAAAATGCTGGAAGAAAATCCTGTTGTGAAACGAATTCTCAACACTGGACTGTTCTGTGTATGCTCTGTGGGGATATTCATGTTCATTTATTTCTCATTGTGA